Genomic window (Synechococcus sp. LA31):
ATACGTGCCCACCAGATAGCCCAGCAACCCAATCGCGACGGCGGGCAGGGCCAGCTCGGCGCGTCCGATGGCCGTGGCCAGTGCAAGAGCAGTACTGGGGCCTCCGATCGAGGCCTGGGAAGCCACCAGGGTTTCCGCCATCCCCCAACCACGCCAGCGGCGCAGCACCAACACAGCCAACGCCTGCAGGGTCACGATCAGGGCCGCATAGAACAACACCGGCAGCCCCTCTCCCAAAAGCCCAGCCACCGATGAGCTGAGACCCATCACGGTGAAGAACGGTTGGATCAACAGCAAGCCCAGCCCATAACAACCGCGCCGACTGCTTGCACCCGGCAGTTGCGCCGCCAACAGGGCGAGGGTGGTGAGCACCAAAATCGCAGGCAGAGCAGGCCAGAGCCGCTGCAACACCCCTGTGAGCCCATGGGTTAGGAGCAGCAGTGCACTCCCCCACACCAGGCCCTGCCACCAACCATCAACCGCCTCCATCGGCAGGGCTTGGGAGGGGGAAACAGCCGCCACAGCCCTCGCTCCGCATTGGCGGCCCAGCCACAAACTCACCGCGAACCAAACCGCGAACACCAAATAATCCGCGGTTGTGGCGACAGCCAAGAGGCTCTCTGGCGGCTGAAGCGCCCTCGCCACCGACACGAAGTTGAGGCTGCCGCCGGTGAAGGTGGCGGTAAACACCCCGGCCAACACACCGCGTCCTGAACCCAGCAGCGGTTGCAGCAACCAGCCGCCAAGCAGCACCGCCCCCAAGGTGCTGAGCACCGCCAGCAGGAATGGCAGCAACAAGCGACGGGCCTCGGGCCAGAGCCGCCGCAGATCCACCGCCAGCAGCAACAGCACAATCGCCAAGGAGGTGAGCGGGCCGTTGACCCACCCTGCTGCGGCGGGCTCGGGTTGAACGCCGCTGATGTTGCTCACCAGCAAACCGAGTAGCAGCACGAGCATCGTGGTGCCGAGCTGACGGCCCGCAGCGGTGGCCTGGGCGATCCACCAGCCCAGAGCGGTGAGCACCAGGATCAGCAGCAGGGAAAGCAGCATGGGATTCAAGGAAGAGGCGTGCCGTCATGGCAGCGGATCACGCGGCCGGCGCCGCGCAGCTCGAGGCGGTAGTGCACGCTCACTGGATCCTGCAGCTGGGGATCGAGGCCGTCGAGTCCGATTCCATTGCGGCCATGCTCACGGCCGCTGCTGTGCAAATAGCGGCCGCCGCCGACATACAGCCCCACGTGGGTGCAGCGCTGCGGCCGCCCAAAGAAGATCAAGTCGCCAGCGCGCAGCAGGTTGTAGCCACCCGGCGCTACGGCCACGGGCTGGCAGAAGCGCTCCTGCTGGTAAGCATCCCGCGGTAGCCAGATGCCGGCACTGGCAAAAGCAGCCTGGATCAGGCCGGAGCAATCGAAATCAGGGCCCAGGGTGCCGCCCCATAGATAGTGATTCGGTCGCTGGCGAGCCTGCTCGGCAAAGGCCAGCACCGCTGGCAGTGCCGCCTCGATCTGCCCTGCATCCAGCAGACGCAGCGGCGGCGGCAGACAAGCGCGGGCATGCCCCAGCACTTGATCGGGATCCAGCCAGCCTGGATAGCCGTCTTCCAGCAGTTGCACCTTCAGGCGCTGGCAACCCGGCCGCAGTGGCTCCAACACGATGAGAGCTCGGCCGGCGGCCGCCTGGGTGGCCAAACCTGGCCCCCGCCAGTGGCTGGTGAGATCCACGGGAGCGCTGAGGCGCCAGCAACTGCCTGGTTGCAGCAGTTCGAGAGCCACCGGTGTGCCCTCGGCCAACCTGCCTAATCTCGCCATTGCCCCCTTTGGCCGCGATGGCGTTCTACTGCCCGGATGGGGCGATGGCCCAACAGCTGGAGGCCACGATCCAAGCCCTGGAAGCCGATGGCCGGGCGGGGCTTGGGCGGCAGCTCTCAATCACCTGGCTGCGCTACAGCCATTCGCTGATCGACAGCGCCTCCTCCCGCAGCGATCTGGAAAGCTTCTGGGCTGATCAGCCTCGCGGTGCCAGCTGGCGAGGCGATCAGGCCCGCTATCCCGCCAGCGTGGTGAAACTGCTGTATCTGGTAGCTGCCGAGGCCTGGCTGCAACGCCAGCTGATCGACGACACCCCGGAACTGCGCCGTGCCCTGGCGGACATGATCCGCGACTCCAGCAACGACGCCACGGGCCTGGTGCTGGATCTACTTACCGGCACCACCAGTGGCCCACCCCTGCCCGAAACAGCCTTCGCGAGCTGGGCCCTGCGCCGCCGGCTGGTGAACCAGTGGTGCGAGCAGCTGGGCTGGAGCGAGTGGGCCGGCTGCAATGCCTGCCAAAAAACCTGGGGCGACGGCCCCTACGGCCGCGAACGCCAGTTCTATGGAGCAGACCTGGAAAACCGCAACCGCCTCAGCACCGATGTCTGCGCCAGGCTGCTGCATGGGGTCATGGCCAGCGCGCTCGTGTCACCGCCCGCCTGCAGCCGCATGCGCGAGCTGCTGGGCCGCAGCCTCGATGCGGACGAGCGCGCCGGTGATCCTGACAACCAAGTGGATGGCTTCCTTGGCGCCGGCGTGCCAGCAGGAGCGCGGGTATGGAGCAAGGCCGGCTGGATGAGCCAGGCCCGGCACGATGCGGCCTATATCGAGGCCGAAGGGCATGCCCCCACCCTGCTGGTGGTGTTCAGCGAAGGCCACTCACGAGCCGGCGATGAGCAACTCCTGCCCGAGCTGTGCAGGCAACTGCTGGCGGCCTAACGCAAGGGCGGCGACAGCAAAAAGCCCCCTCGTTAAGGGGGCTTTTTGCTCAGGCTTCAGACCTGGAACGGAGAGGGAGGGATTCGAACCCTCGACAGAAGTTGCCTCCTGTAACTCCTTAGCAGGGAGCCGCTTTCAACCACTCAGCCACCTCTCCAGCGGCTCGCTGACTTTATCAGCCGCCCGGGCCAATGGAGGGCAGCCGTGGAAGCCGGTGCTTGAAGCCGCAGAGGATCTCCCAGGGGATGGTGCCGCAAGGATCACTCCAGGCCAGCGGATCGATGCGCTCGCCGCCATCGCTGCCGAGCAGTGTCACCACGCTGCCCTGATCGAGCTCGGGGGCATCGGTGGCGTCGAGCACCAGCTGGTCCATGGTGATCGCGCCAACCTGTGGGATGCGCCGGCCACGGTGGAGCACATGCAAGCGGTTGGAGAGCAGGCGCGGAACCCCATCGGCGTAGCCGATGCTCACCACCGCCAACCGGCTGGGGCGCTGGGTGGTGAAGCGATGGCCATAACTCACTCCCACACCAGCAGCCACCTCACGGATCAGGTTCACCCGCGCCCGCACCTGCATGGCTGGTTTCAGCTCCAGGCCACCGCCGAGGTGCGCGGCAGGGCGGTGGCCGTAGAGGGCCAAACCCACCCGCACCATGTCGTAGTGGAGCTGAGGAGCGCGAAGGGTGCCGGCGGAATTGGCCAGGTGGCGACAGCCGCTGGCCAGGCCGGCCTGCTGCAGGGCCGTGAGCACCGCCTCAAAGCGCTGCTGCTGTTGCTGGGTGAGCGCATCGAGGCCGCCACCCGGAGCATCCGCATCTGCCAAATGGGAATACACGCCAGCCAGCTGCACAGCCTCCAGGCCTGAGATGGCTTCCACCAGGCGAGGACCATCGTTCCAGGCTGCCCCGAGGCGGGCCATGCCGGTATCGAGCTTCAGCTGCACCCCCATGGGCCGGCCGCTGCTGTCGGCGAGGTTTTGGCACAGCAGCGCCTCGCGCATGCTGCTGAGGGTGGGCATCAGCTGCCAATGCAGACAGGCCCGCAGTTCATCGGGCTGGGTGAGATTCCCCATCACCAGCACGGGCTGATGCAAGCCGGCCTGGCGCAGTTCCAGCCCTTCTTGCAGCGTGGCCACCCCGAAGGACGTGGCCCCACCGGCGGCAGCGGCCCGGGCCACCGGCACTGCCCCGTGGCCATAGCCATCAGCCTTCACCACAGCCATGAGGCTGGAGCCGGGCGCGAGGGAGCGCAGCAAGCTGCAGGCATTGGCCTGCACGGCCGCTTCGCACACCTCGACCCATGCCCGCTGACGCGGGTGGGGCCAGGGTTCAGCCCCAGGGCTGATCACCGGTGAAGCTTCCGTCATCCAGCTACAGGATGTGCTGAGCGTAAGCGGGGATTCATAACGCCACTAGACGTTCCCCCTAGCATGGCGGGCAATTCACGGGCTGCCAGGGGACGCACTCCCATGGGCCACGTTCTGGTTCTCAACGCCTCCTTCGAACCGCTGAACATCACCAGCTGGCGGCGGGCCACGGTGATGGTGCTCAAAGGGAAGGCCGAGGGCCTCGAACATGCCGCCGATCTGCAGCTGCGGCCTGGCCTGCACCGCCCCACGGTGATCCGACTGCGCCAATTTGTGCGGGTGCCATTCCGTGCCCTGCCGCTGACCCGCCGCAATCTGTTCCACCGCGACGGCCACCGCTGCCAGTACTGCGGCAGCCTGAGCGAACGGCTTTCAATTGATCACGTGATGCCGCGCAGCCGCGGCGGTAGTCACAGCTGGGACAACGTGACCACCGCCTGCCTCCGGTGCAACGTGCACAAGGGCAACCGCACCCCCCGCGAGGCGGGGATGGTGTTGTTGCATCAGCCGCGACGCCCGCTGAGCGGCCCCTTGTTTGAGGCTCAGCGGCAGATGGCCAGGGGCCAGCACCGCGAGTGGGCCAAGTATGTGCAGGGTTGGGACGAACGCGACTTGAGCGCCGCCGCCTGAGCGGGACTGAGCGCACCATTCAGCCGTTGGCCTGCTCCGCCAGAGCCTCAAGCTGGCGACGCTGATCGGCCGATACGCAAGCTCCAATTACTTCAGCCAGCTGGCCCTGGAGCACCGGTTCGAGCGAAAAGTTGCGGCTGAGGCGGTGATCGGTGGTGCGGTTGTCCTTGTAGTTGTAGGTGCGGATCTTCTCGCTCCGGTCGCCCGTACCCACCTGAGCCAAACGGGCGGAGCGCTCCTCCGCGTTAGCCGCCGCCAGCTCGCGCTCATAGAGCTTGGCTCGCAAAATCTCCAAGGCCCGTTCGCGGTTTTGCAGTTGGGAGCGCTCCTGGGTGCAGAACACGCGGATGCCCGTTGGTTTGTGCAGCAGGTCGACCGCCGTCTCCACCTTGTTCACGTTCTGGCCGCCGGCACCGCCAGAGCGGGCCGTGCTGATCTCCAGATCACCGGAATCGATCTGCACCTCCACCGGATCGGCCTCAGGCATCACCGCCACCGTGGCTGTCGACGTGTGCACACGGCCCTGAGATTCGGTGGCCGGCACCCGCTGGACGCGGTGCACCCCAGCCTCAAACTTCAACTGGCTAAACACACCCTCCCCTTTGATCGCCAGGATCAATTCCTTGTAGCCGCCGAGCTCAGCTTCCGATGCGCTCACCGGCTGCACCTTCCAGCCCACGCTCTGGGCATAGCGCTCATACATGCGCGCCAGATCGCCGGCCCACAGGGCGGCCTCATCACCGCCCGCACCAGCACGAATCTCCAACATCACACTGCGCTCATCGCGAGGATCGCGTGGCAGCAGCGCCAGGGTGAGCTGCTCCTCGAGGGCACTGATCCTCGTGGCCAACACAGCCAGTTCTTCCTGGGCTAGGGCCTCGAGGTCGAGATCGCCGCGGCTCTCGCGCAGCAGCTCACGGGCCTGCTGCTCCTGGCCTTGGAGGGTCTGCAGTTCGTCGTAGCCCATCACCAGAGGCTCGAGCCGGGCCCGTTCGCGGGCGATCGGTTCGAGCTGCGCAGGGTTGGCGGCCACATCCGGATCCGCCAGCTGGCGCTCCAGGGTGTCGAAGGTGGTGCGCGCCGCGTCGAGGCGCTCGCTCAGAAAGGAAGCATCCATGCAGGAAGAGAACGACCGAGCAACCGGTGGACAGCAAAAAGCCGGATGCCCTGAAGCATCCGGCTCTCAGTAGTTACCGCACCACAGGCACGACAACCATCAAGGTGAGGGCGATCAGGCTTTGGAGTCAGCCGCCTTGTTATCACCGGCAGGCGTATCGGCGTTGGAGGCGCCGGCCATGCCGTATTTGCGCATGAAACGGTCCACACGACCCTCGGTGTCGAGAATCTTTTGGGTGCCGGTGTAGAAGGGATGATTGCCGCTCCACACATCCACGTGGAGTTCGGGCGAGGTGGAGCCGGTGGTCATCACCACTTCTCCGTTGCAGATCACCTTGGCATCGGGGTACCAGGTGGGATGGATTTCGGCCTTCGGCATGACGGATACGGGGCTGAGGAGCGGAAGCGGAATCAGCGCTTGGAGAACTGAGGAGCCTTACGGGCTTTCTTCAGGCCGTACTTACGACGCTCCTTGGCGCGGGGGTCACGGCTGAGGTGGCCTTCGGTCTTCAGAGGCTTGCGGTTGTCTGGGGAGAGTTCGCACAGAGCACGGGCTGCACCCTGCTTGATGGCGTCGGCCTGGCCGGTGAGGCCACCACCACGCACGTTCACCAGCAGGTCGTACTCACTCGCGAGACCCAGGGTCTGCAGAGGAGCGTTGACGGCAGCCAGATAAACGGGGTTGTAGTTGAGGTAGTTATCGCCGGGGCGACCATTGATGGTCACAGTGCCGGTGCCGGGAACCACGCGCACACGGGCGACCGCAGTCTTGCGGCGACCTGTTCCCCAGTAAACGACGGTGTTGGTGCTCATTGGGCGGAAGCGGCGGGATCGAGGGCGAGGGCCTGGGGCTGCTGAGCGGCGTGGGGATGCTCGGCACCCTTGTACACCTTCAGCTTGCGGAACAGCTGACGACCGAGGGCGTTGTGAGGGAGCATGCCCTTCACAGCCTTCTCGATGATGCGCTCAGGAATACGGGCCTGCAGCGCAGCAAAGCTTTCGGTCTTCATGCCACCGGGACGACCGGAATGGCGGCGATAGACCTTCGTCGTGGACTTGTTGCCACTCACCTTCACTTTCTCAGCATTGATCACCACGACAAAGTCGCCGGCGTCGATGTGGGGAGCGAAGTTGGGGTTGTTCTTGCCCCGGAGCACCGATGCCACTTCACTGGCGAGACGGCCGAGGGTCTGGTTCTCAGCATCCACCAGATACCACTGGCGACTGGAGGGATCCTGAGGGGGAACGAGAGTCTTGTTCATCGCACCGGCGGGCCGGATCGGTAAAGCTCCACCACTCAGCAAACGAGCAGGGGGGCGGGACAGGGTGTCTGGACGGAATGTCTGGACTGGGACGGCAGGGCGTCCGATCACTCGGACGTCTGTAGCTCGTGGAGCGACACTACCTCGCGGCCGAACCCACCCTCGGCGCGGAGGGAGCGATCAGGCGCGCGGAGGAGAGTCGGACGACTCCAGCAAATACCGCGGTTGACAATCGTACCAGGCCACATCCGGGAAGACCGCTGTGGGGTACCCCACCCGCAGCAAGGTGAGCCCATGGGGCGGAGCTGCCTCTTTGACCTCATGGCGGGCACCGCTGCGCCAGCGCAGCGCGAAGGCCTCGAGGCTGAGGCGCTGCTCACCCACAGCCACCAGCTGCCCCATCACCAACCGCACCATGCCGTAGAGAAAACCACTGGCCTGAAGCTCCACATCGATCAAATCACCACGCCGCTCCACCTTCACCTCCTGAAGGGTGGTGCGCGAATGAGACCTCGAGCTACCCGCCCGTTCAAAGGCGGCGAAATCATGTTCTCCGAGCATGCCCTCAAGGGCCTCACGCATCAGCTGCTCGTCGAGACGCAACTGGTAGCGGTGCCAGGTCCAAGGTGCCAGGAACAGATTCGGCAACCGGGCGTTGTAGAGGGTGTATCGGTACCGCCTGTAGGTGGCACTGAAGCAAGCGTGCCAATGGGGGGACACCTCGACCCCAGCACGCACACGGATACTGGCCGGCAATCGCCCATTCAGGGCGGCAGGCCAACGAGAGGCTGGGATCGGACCTTCCGCGTCAAAGTGCACCACCTGAGCTGCGGCATGCACCCCTGTGTCAGTGCGCCCAGCAGCCTGCACGCGCACAGGCCGGCGAGGATCCAAAGCGGCAATGGCCACTTCGAGAGCTTCCTGAATGCTGGGATCACGGGGTTGCCGCTGCCAGCCGCAATAAGGGGCCCCGTCGTATTGCAAGCAGAGCGCAATGCGCCGCGTTGCGGGGCTCACAGGATCAGCGCGTGGTTCCACAACGGCGAAGGGTACAGATCCAGACACAACAAAGCCGCGCGGACCGATGGATCCCACGCGGCCAGTTGGTGAGCCGAAGCTGAATCAGACGAGCTCGATAATCGCCATCTCGGCGTTATCACCACGACGGGGAACGGTACGAATGATGCGGGTGTAGCCGCCGTTGCGATCGCCGTAACGGTCTTGTGCCTTATCGAACAGGGCGTGAACGAGCTGCTTGTCGTAGATGTAGCCGATGGCCCGGCGGCGGGCGGCGAGGCTGCCATCCTTGGCCAGGCTGATCATGCGCTCAGCTTCATCGCGCAGGGCCTTGGCACGGGCTTTGGTGGTCGTGAGACGACCTTCGCGGATCAACTGCGTCGTGAGAGCGCGCAGCATGGCTTTGCGTTGGTCAGCGGGGCGTCCCAGCTTGGGGACTCGGCACTGGTGGCGCATGACGGATGCGGAGGGTAAGCGTTAACAGGGAAGGAGTCGTGACGCGCGCTGAATCAAGCGCTGGTGCGGCTCTGGGGCAGGGAGATGCCGATGCGTTCAAGCGCCTCGATCACTTCATCAGCCGACTTCGAACCGAAGTTCTTGATCTCCAGCAAATCTTCGTAGCTGAAGCCCATCAGATCGGACACGGAGTTGACCTGGGCGCGCTTGAGGCAGTTGTAAGCGCGAACCGAAAGGTTGAGCTCCTCGAGAGGGATCTGGGCCTCAGCGGAAGGCTCGGGCTCCAGGCCAGGCTCATCGACCATCGTGAGACTGGCCAGGGGCTGGAACAGCGCAATCAGCTGATTGGCCGCCTGGGCCATGGCATCGTCAGGCGTGACGGAGCCATCGGTTTCGATCTCAAGACGCAGGCGCTCGCGGGCCGAACCACCTTCGCCCACAGCGGTTTCGTCAACGCTGTAGTTCACGCGGCGCACCGGCATGAACACGGCATCGATCTGCAATAGATCAATGGCACTGGTGTCTTCGTTGCGACGATCCACAGGGCGATAGCCCACACCCCGCTCCACGTGCACCTCAAGCTCGAGGCTGTAGCCGTCGGCCACGGTGGCAATCGGACGGTCAGCATCGATCACGCTCACCTGCGAGGAAAACTGCAGGTCGGAGGCGGTCACAGTGCAGGGGCCATTGGCCACCAACCGGCCGATCTCCAGCTCGCGGGTGCGGCTGCTAACGGCGATGTCCTTGCAATTGAGCAGGATGTCGAGAACGTCTTCACGCACACCGGGCACGGTGGCGTACTCATGATTCACGCCGGCGATGCGCACGGCGGTGATGGCGCTGCCCTCGAGGGCTCCCATCAGCACGCGGCGCAGGGAATTGCCGAGGGTGATGGCCTGACCCCGCTCAAGGGGGCCGATCACAAAGACGCCGGTCTGGGAACGGTCGTCGGCGATCTGGTGTTCAACCCGATCGATCTGGTACTGCAACACGGTCTGAAGCTCAAAAAAAGAGGAGGAGCCCCCTCTGGGGCGGGGCAAGGCGTCGGATCAGACCCGGCGACGCTTGGAGCGACGGCAGCCGTTGTGGGGCAGAGGGGTGACGTCGCGAATCAAGGTGATCTCCAAACCGGCCACCTGCAGAGCACGAATGGCGGTTTCACGGCCGGAGCCAGGACCGCGCACCAGCACCTCGATCTGGCGCATCCCCTGCTCAAGGGCGCGACGGGCGGCGGCTTCTGCAGCGGTCTGGGCGGCAAAGGGGGTGCCCTTACGGGCGCCCTTGAATCCGCTGGCCCCAGCGGAGCTCCAGGAGATCACTTCACCGGCGGTGTCGGTGATTGAAACGATGGTGTTGTTGAAGGTGCTTTGAATGTGCGCCACACCATTGGGCACATTGCGCTTCGTTTTCTTGGCGCCGGATTTCTTGGCAGGCTTGGCCATGGGTTAGAGCCCTGCAGGAGCAGGGAGGTGATCAGGGAACTGAGGGGGGCAACCTGGTGACGACCGGGTCCTATGGGAACCGGACGGCAGGTGCTTGAGGAGGCAAAGAAGGCCGAAAGCAGGCCAGGCCTTACTTCTTCTTACCGGCAACGGTCTTACGAGCACCGCGGCGAGTGCGCGCATTCGTACGGGTGCGCTGACCGCGCACAGGCAGGCCCACGCGGTGGCGACGGCCACGCACGCAGCCGATGTCTTGGAGACGCTTGAGGGCCATACCCTCCTGGCGGCGCAGGTCGCCTTCAAGGGTGTAGCTCTCAGCGGCGCCGCGCAGCTTCTGCACGTCGGCGTCGTCGAGGTCCTTGACGCGGGTGTCGGGGTTGACCCCGGTTTTGGCCAGGATTTTTTGGGCCGTTGTCAGGCCAATCCCGTACACATAGGTGAGGGCGATTTCGATCCTCTTGTCACGAGGAATATCAACGCCGGCAATCCGAGCCACAGAAACTAACGATGGGGTGAGCAGGGGAGGGGTTGGCCCAAGGGCCGGGAGCAAGACTCAACCAGGGATCAACCCTGGCGCTGCTTGTGCTTCGGGTTGGCGCAAATCACCATTACCCGGCCGTGGCGACGGATCACCCGGCACTTGTCGCACATCTTCTTGACCGAGGCACGCACCTTCATGGGAGCGGTCTCTCCATTTTTGCAAACGACGACCCTATCACAGCGGTCAAGCCAACAAAGCTGCAATTCGCGCTCCGATCTGCTCCACCGTGCCGGCTGCTTCCACGGGCGCCAACAGGTTTCGCTCGCGGTAGTAAGCGATCAGAGGCTCGGTCTGTTGGCGATACACCTCGAGGCGATGGCGGATCACCTCCTCGTTGTCGTCGGCACGGCCGCGAGACAACAAACGCTGGACCAGCACCGCATCGTCGAGCTCCATCAGAACCACCAGTTCAATCTGCTGACTGAGCTGTTCAAGCAGCTGTGCCAGGGCATCGGCCTGGGCCACATTGCGAGGGAATCCATCCAGCAACCAGCCGCCACTGTGGGCCTCCAAACGGCTGCGCACGATCGCCAGCACCAGCGCATCGCTGACCAGCTCACCACGAGCCATCACCGTCTCTGCCTCCTTGCCGAGCGCACTGCCAGCGGCCACTTCGGCGCGCAACAGATCTCCGGTGGAGAGGTGAAGCAGCCCCTGGCTTTCGGCCAAACGCTGAGCCTGGGTGCCTTTACCGGCGCCCGGGGGGCCAAGGAAGAGAAGGCGTTGCTTCATCACGAGAGGGGTAAACAACAAATCGGAGTGGGACAACAACAGACACCTGGCATGAGCTCAGCCAAGGCTCACTGGCGCACCATGCCTTCGTAGCGCTGCGAGATCACAGCGGTCTGCAGCTGTTTGGCGGTTTGGATGGCCACGCCCACCAGGATCAGCAGGCTGGTGGCACCCAAGCCCTGGAAGGTTTTCACCTGGGTGGCCGATTCCACGGCCGAGGGGATGATCGCCACGGCGCCGAGGAACAGTGCGCCCAACAGGGTGAGTCGATTCTGGACACCACTGAGATAGGTGGCGGTAGCCGAGCCAGGCCGCACACCCGGGATGGCCACGCCGGAGCGCTTGAGGTTGGTGGCCACATCCACAGGGTTGATGGTGAGGGTGGCGTAGAAGAAGGAGAAGCCGATGATCAGCGCAAAGAACAACAGCGCATAAACCCAGGGCGTACCGCTGTTGGGGCTGAGGGCAGAAGCGATGTTGATCAGCAGGGGCTGTTTGGTGATGTTGGCGATGGTGAGGGGCAGGAACACCACAGCCGAGGCAAAGATGATCGGCATCACACCACCGGCATTGAGCTTGAGCGGCAGGTAGCTCTGACGGGCTGAGAGGCTTGCACCGCCCACCTGGCGCTTGGCGCTGACGATGGGGATGCGGCGGTTGCCCTCCTCAACGCAAACAATGCCAACGATCGTGACGAGGAACACCGCCACCAGCACCACGATCCCGCCAACAGTGCTGCGATCACCGCTCTGGGCGAGCTCAATGGTGGAGCCCAAAGCCCGCGGCAAGGTGGCGACGATGTTGAGGTAGATCACCAGAGAAGCGCCCTGGCCGATGCCGCGCTCGGTGATCACCTCACTGATCCACATCACCACCATCGATCCCGTCACCAGGGCAACGGCGGTCTGCAGCACGAACACCAATTCGGACGTGCCGGCGATGGCATAGGGGCGCAGGATCAGGGCGAACACCACGCTCTGCAACATGCCCCAGCCCAGGGCCACATAACGGGTGTACTGGGCGATCTTGCGGCGGCCGGCCTCACCTTCGTTCTTCTGCAGATCCTCCAGCTGGGGCAGAGCCGAGGTCAGCAACTGCAGGATGATCGAGGCGTTAATGAACGGCAGGATCCCGAGGCCAAAGACCCCCAAAGTGGAAATGCCACCACCGGTGAAGATGTCGAGGAAGCCAATCAGCTGACCACCGCGGGCGATGAAGTCCTGAAAGGCGGCCCGATCAATGCCGGGGACGGGGATATAAATCCCCAGGCGAACCAGCAAAAGCAGGCCCAGGGTGATCAACACGCGGTTGCGCAGATCCTTGGCCTGGATCAGCTGCGTGAAAATTTCACCGGCACTGGGGTTACGACCCCGGCTGACGAGCATGACGGGCGTGCAGAAGAGGAGAGAACAAAAAACCGCCTGGTGAAGCCGTGGGGCTCCGCCAGGCGGCACCGACGCTAAAGGGTCGGGAGTAGCACTAAGCCGAGGCTCAGATCACTTCGCAGGTACCGCCGGCAGCCTCGATCTTCTCGCGGGCGCTGGCGGTAAAGGCGGCAGCCTGAACGGTGAGTTTCACCTTGAGATCACCGGTGCCCAGCACCTTAAGGGGATGCTTAGGGCTGGTCACAATGCCGTCCTTAACGAGGCTGTCGAGATTGACAGTGCTGCCGGCGGAGAGTTCAGTCAGCTTGCCCACATTGATCACCGTGAAGTTCTTGGGATTGATCACGGTGAAGTGCTTGAGCTTCGGCACCCGGCGGTACAGAGGCATCTGACCACCTTCAAAGCCCGGACGGGTGGGTCGACCCGAGCGGGACTTCTGACCGCGCATGCCGAAACCGCAGCTGGCACCCTGGCCTGCAGCAATGCCACGCCCCTTACGGAGCTTGCGGCGACGGGCCCCTTTCTGTGGGGCGAGGGACTGGAGATTGAGCGACGTCATGGCGGTCCTCAGGAGTAGATCTGCTCGAGGGAGATGCCACGCTCCTTGGCGGTCTCCTTATGGGTGCGCAGGCCGGCCAGGGCATCCATGGCGGCGCGCGCGTTATTGAGAGGGGTTTTCGAGCCCAGGCGCTTGGCCAACACGTTCTTGATGCCAGCGAGCTCCAGCACCGTACGGATCGAACCACCCGCAATCACACCGGTACCCGGAGCTGCGGGACGGATCAGCACGCTGGCAGCGCCATCTCGGCCGTTACCAAGGGTGGGGATGGAGGAATGCCGGGTGAGAGGCACCTTGACCAGGTGCTTCTTGCCATCGGCAACACCCTTGCGGACGGCGCCGATCACATCGCCGGCTTTGCCGACGCCCACGCCTACCTGGCCCTTCTCGTTGCCGACGACAACGATGGCCCGGAAGCTCATTTTCTTACCGCCCTT
Coding sequences:
- the rpsI gene encoding 30S ribosomal protein S9 — its product is MSTNTVVYWGTGRRKTAVARVRVVPGTGTVTINGRPGDNYLNYNPVYLAAVNAPLQTLGLASEYDLLVNVRGGGLTGQADAIKQGAARALCELSPDNRKPLKTEGHLSRDPRAKERRKYGLKKARKAPQFSKR
- the rplM gene encoding 50S ribosomal protein L13 encodes the protein MNKTLVPPQDPSSRQWYLVDAENQTLGRLASEVASVLRGKNNPNFAPHIDAGDFVVVINAEKVKVSGNKSTTKVYRRHSGRPGGMKTESFAALQARIPERIIEKAVKGMLPHNALGRQLFRKLKVYKGAEHPHAAQQPQALALDPAASAQ
- the truA gene encoding tRNA pseudouridine(38-40) synthase TruA, translating into MSPATRRIALCLQYDGAPYCGWQRQPRDPSIQEALEVAIAALDPRRPVRVQAAGRTDTGVHAAAQVVHFDAEGPIPASRWPAALNGRLPASIRVRAGVEVSPHWHACFSATYRRYRYTLYNARLPNLFLAPWTWHRYQLRLDEQLMREALEGMLGEHDFAAFERAGSSRSHSRTTLQEVKVERRGDLIDVELQASGFLYGMVRLVMGQLVAVGEQRLSLEAFALRWRSGARHEVKEAAPPHGLTLLRVGYPTAVFPDVAWYDCQPRYLLESSDSPPRA
- the rplQ gene encoding 50S ribosomal protein L17 yields the protein MRHQCRVPKLGRPADQRKAMLRALTTQLIREGRLTTTKARAKALRDEAERMISLAKDGSLAARRRAIGYIYDKQLVHALFDKAQDRYGDRNGGYTRIIRTVPRRGDNAEMAIIELV
- a CDS encoding DNA-directed RNA polymerase subunit alpha; its protein translation is MLQYQIDRVEHQIADDRSQTGVFVIGPLERGQAITLGNSLRRVLMGALEGSAITAVRIAGVNHEYATVPGVREDVLDILLNCKDIAVSSRTRELEIGRLVANGPCTVTASDLQFSSQVSVIDADRPIATVADGYSLELEVHVERGVGYRPVDRRNEDTSAIDLLQIDAVFMPVRRVNYSVDETAVGEGGSARERLRLEIETDGSVTPDDAMAQAANQLIALFQPLASLTMVDEPGLEPEPSAEAQIPLEELNLSVRAYNCLKRAQVNSVSDLMGFSYEDLLEIKNFGSKSADEVIEALERIGISLPQSRTSA
- the rpsK gene encoding 30S ribosomal protein S11, producing MAKPAKKSGAKKTKRNVPNGVAHIQSTFNNTIVSITDTAGEVISWSSAGASGFKGARKGTPFAAQTAAEAAARRALEQGMRQIEVLVRGPGSGRETAIRALQVAGLEITLIRDVTPLPHNGCRRSKRRRV
- the rpsM gene encoding 30S ribosomal protein S13, yielding MARIAGVDIPRDKRIEIALTYVYGIGLTTAQKILAKTGVNPDTRVKDLDDADVQKLRGAAESYTLEGDLRRQEGMALKRLQDIGCVRGRRHRVGLPVRGQRTRTNARTRRGARKTVAGKKK
- the rpmJ gene encoding 50S ribosomal protein L36 encodes the protein MKVRASVKKMCDKCRVIRRHGRVMVICANPKHKQRQG
- a CDS encoding adenylate kinase, with the translated sequence MKQRLLFLGPPGAGKGTQAQRLAESQGLLHLSTGDLLRAEVAAGSALGKEAETVMARGELVSDALVLAIVRSRLEAHSGGWLLDGFPRNVAQADALAQLLEQLSQQIELVVLMELDDAVLVQRLLSRGRADDNEEVIRHRLEVYRQQTEPLIAYYRERNLLAPVEAAGTVEQIGARIAALLA